The region ATCAATGGCATCATGACTTTGTCTGGTGCATGGCACAAACTGCGTGATGACCCGATTCTGCGTTTTCTGATCGTGTCATTGTCTTTCTACGGTATGTCTACCTTTGAAGGCCCCATGATGGCCATCAAGACTGTGAATGCTCTGTCTCACTACACAGACTGGACTGTAGGTCATGTGCACTCTGGTGCTTTGGGTTGGGTGGGGTTGGTAACCATGGGTTCCATGTATTACTTGATTCCACGTTTGTTTGGTCAAAAACAAATGTTCAGCATGAAGGCTGTTGAGGTGCACTTCTATATGGCTACGATAGGTATCGTGCTTTATATCGCAGCACTGTGGATTGCAGGTGTGATGCAAGGCTTGATGTGGAGATCCATCAACGCTGATGGAACTTTGACCTACACTTTTGTTGAATCTGTCAAAGCTAGCTATCCTTTTTATGTGCTTCGTTTGGCTGGTGGTTTGTTGTACCTCTCTGGCATGATCATCATGCTGTGGAACACCATCAAGACGGCCACAGCTGGGCGCTCTGTTACCGTCAATATCCCTGCTGTTGTCGCTCACGCTTGAGGAAAATAAATTATGTCTACATCTAATCAAAGTGGCGGCATGTCGCATTCAACAATCGAAACCAATAATGGTTTGATGATTGTGTTGATGTTAATTGTGTTACTGTTTGGCGGTTTGGTTGAAATCGTTCCTTTGTTCTTCCAAAAGACAACCACGATCCCGGCACCTGGTCTTAAGCCCTATACATCACTTCAGTTGGCTGGGCGTGACATCTATACTCGGGAGGGTTGTTACAACTGCCATTCGCAGATGATTCGCCCATTCCGTGCCGAAACACTACGCTATGGTCCTTATTCCAAGGCGAATGAGTTTGTATATGACCACCCGTTTCAGTGGGGAAGCAAACGCACCGGTCCTGATTTGCATCGTGTAGGAGGCAAGTACAGTGACCAGTGGCAAATCACGCACTTGAACAATCCGCGTGATTTGGTTCCTGAGTCGATCATGCCAGCATATCCTTGGCTGAAAGATACGCCAGTTAATGCAGCGACTATGCCTTCGCATATGGCGGCCTTACGTAAAGTGGGTGTGCCATATACAGATGCTGAAATTGCGGCTTCTGTGGAGGAGCTCAAAGGCAAGACTGAAATGGAAGCTGTCGTAGCTTACCTGCAGGTTCTTGGTACGACATCGAAGTAATTAGGAGGCATTCATGGAGTTTGATGTCAACGCCCTTCGCTCACTGTCCACAGTGGTTAGTTTTGTGTGCTTC is a window of Rhodoferax lithotrophicus DNA encoding:
- the ccoO gene encoding cytochrome-c oxidase, cbb3-type subunit II encodes the protein MSTSNQSGGMSHSTIETNNGLMIVLMLIVLLFGGLVEIVPLFFQKTTTIPAPGLKPYTSLQLAGRDIYTREGCYNCHSQMIRPFRAETLRYGPYSKANEFVYDHPFQWGSKRTGPDLHRVGGKYSDQWQITHLNNPRDLVPESIMPAYPWLKDTPVNAATMPSHMAALRKVGVPYTDAEIAASVEELKGKTEMEAVVAYLQVLGTTSK